A region of the Chryseobacterium cucumeris genome:
AATACTAAATGTTTTGATGGTATCTCTACTATTCGTTAGTGGTAATAATAACGGGCAAGAAAAAAAAGATATCCATTCTATTATTGGTACAAAATATAAGAGTGATAGTATCGTCGAAAATGTCTTAAAAAAAACTTAAACAGGGATCAACCTACACTATTGGTGCAGGACTACCAAAAATTCAATTTGAGACTAAAGAATTGGAAGCAACAGCCATAGTAGCTCATGAATTATTAAATTCAAATGGCTATAATACTCTTGGTACTGAAGATTTTAATAAAAAAATCAAAAATATTTTTGGAAGAATCATTGACTCAGATTCTCAATCACATTTTTTATACGTTAGCTTTTTGGATAAATGTGATAAAGAGTTTGTTATGTATCGTAATAATGGAGTTGATTACTAAACTGAAATTTTAATCATTTTGTGAACTTCCCGAACATTTTTGCTTTGAATGTACCTATGATTTCTACCGGAAACAGTTTGAGAATACAGTTGAACTCCATATAAATAGATATTGCCAATCTTCCGAACGCCACAAATAGACTTTATCTTTTTAACTTTAAAGTATTGATAATTAATTATATAATGATATGATGTATATATGAAGTATCTCTTTTATTTGTTTTTTTTATTGAAATTAGAAATACAAGTTCTATATATAATTTAATTTTATCACTTTCCAAAACCAAATTACTATGTTAAAAAGCACAATAGATTCTTCTACAGGATTTGAAAAAAGATTTGAAAAGATAGAAACGGTTATTTTCACGGATTCACTTTCAGCTTCAAAATCCGTAGCAAAAGAGGTTTCAGACCTTATCCGTGTAAAGCAGTCTCAAAAACAACCCTGCATTTTAGGTTTGGCTACCGGCTCCTCACCCAAGAGCTTATACGCTGAATTGGTACGCATGCACAGAGAAGAAGCATTGAGTTTCAAAAACGTAATTGCTTTCAACCTTGACGAATATTATCCTATGGAACCGGATTCCGTACATAGTTATGTTCGTTTTATGAAAGAACTGTTGTTTGATAAAGTAGATATTCTTCCTGAAAACTATCACATTCCTGACGGAACATTATCTAAAGAGGAAATAGCAGATTACTGTACAGAGTACGAACTTAAAATAGAAGCCTTAGGTGGGATAGATTTGCAGATTCTGGGTATTGGCGGTAATGGTCATATCGGGTTTAATGAATCGGGCTCCCTACAAAATTCCAAAACCCGTCTTGTAGCTTTAGATCATATCACAAGAGTAGCAGCAAGCAATGAGTTTTTGGGGCTGTCAAATACCCCCAGAACAGCTATTACATTGGGAGTGAAGAAAATAATGGAGGCGAAAAGAGTAATACTATTAGCGTGGGGTGAATCTAAATCAAATATCATCAAAGAGTCTGTAGAAGGTCCTGTTACCAACCTGGTGCCGGCTTCTTATTTGCAGGAACATAAAAACGCAACTTTTGTATTGGATCAGGCAGCAGCTCATAAACTTACCCGAATTAATACGCCATGGCTGGTAGAAAAAATAGAATGGACTGATGCATTAACCCGAAAAGCAGTTTTGGGATTAGCCCAAAAAATAGAGAAACCTATATTAAAGCTTACCGATTCTGACTATATAGAAAACGGAATGAGCGATTTGTTAGCAGACAAAGGTCCTGCTTATAATATCAATATCGAGATTTTCAATAAATTACAACACACCATAACGGGTTGGCCGGGAGGTAAGCCGGGAGCAGATGACAGTAACAGGCCAGAAAGGAAAGCCCCCGCCAAGAAAAGAATCTTGATATTCAGTCCGCATCCGGATGACGATATTATCAGTATGGGCGGAACTTTCATACGGCTGCACCAACAGGGGCATGAAGTTCATGTAGCTTATCAAACTTCCGGTAACATAGCCGTAGCAGATTCTGAAGCATTGCGGTTTGCCAATTTTGTGTGTGATTACAATGAAATGTTTGGCATCGAAAATAATGCAGCGCAAAAGATTTTTGACAAAGCCATCAAATTTTTGCAAAATAAGAGAAACAGTGATATAGATATTCCTGAAGTAAGACATATAAAAGGCTTAATAAGAAAAGGGGAAGCAAGATCTACTTGTTATTACGTGGGAATACCAGACACCCATATTCATTTTTTGGAAATGCCATTCTATGAAACAGGCAGAATAGAAAAAAAACCATTGAGTACAGAGGATATAGAAATTGTAACAGATATTATAGATAGCGTAAAACCACATCAGATATATGCGGCAGGTGATTTAGCAGATCCTCATGGAACACATAAAGTGTGTCTGGATGCTGTTTTTGAATCTGTTAAAAATTTAAAATCCAAGGAATACATGAAAGATTGTTGGTTATGGCTATACAGAGGAGCATGGAAAGAATGGTCTATAGAAGAAATAGAAATGGCAGTACCATTAAGTCCGGATCAAATTTTGGAAAAACGCTATGGGATTTTCAAACATCAATCTCAAAAAGATGGAGTAGTATTTCAAGGGACAGATACGAGAGAATTCTGGCAGAGAGCAGAAGAAAGAAACAGAGAAACGGCAGAGACCTACCATAAAATGGGACTTGCTACCTATGCTGCCATGGAAGCTTTTGTAAGATGGAAGTTCTAAAAACAGTTCATGTCCTTTAAAAGAAAGAATTTTATCACAAAAATGCAGGTATTGAAATCGAATTTTGATAAATACTTTGGAAGCTACAGATGGAAATTCCCATATTTTGTGTGGGAATTTCTCTACCTACAGCTGTTGGCAGAATATATCGGACAGATTAACTAAACTTTTTGTATAGCCCTAATAATTGTGCTTGATCATTACTCCATAAAAACAAAAAAACCTCTGACTAATCAGAGGTTTTAAAGTGGTTTCTCCAGGAATCGAACCAGGGACACATGGATTTTCAATCCATTGCTCTACCAACTGAGCTAAGAAACCATTATATTTTTGTTTGACTTACTTCGTTGTTTTAAAGTGATGCAAAAGTAGTAAGTTTTAGTATACAAAGCAAGTATTCATCGTACTTTTTTTAAATAAAGTTAAAAACTTACTGATTATCAGTCGGATTATTTTCCTGCTCTTTTCTGATCTGTTCACTCATCTCTTCCAATACCGGTTTAATCGTGTTTTCCGGAAGATCACTGATTCGGATATACATCAATCCATCGATCGCATCGTTGAAGTTTGGATCTACGTTGAAAGCAATTACTTTAGCATTTTGTTTAATGTATTTTTTGATCAGAACAGGAAGTCTCAATTCAGGTTCAAGATCATCAATAATCTTGTCCAGCTTATTCAAATCAGACTCCATTTCCTCAAAGAAAATGTTTTTATCTCTGTCACGAAGCTTTACTTTATATTCATTCCTTGGAGTGATATACTGAGCTACTGCAGAATCAAAATAATTGGAACGCATAAACTCAATCATCAGCGATTTTGAGAACTCAGAGAACTTGTTCGAAATACTCACGCCACCCATAAGGAATTTATGATCAGGATTTCTCAGACATACATGCACAATCCCTCTCCATAAAAGGAAGAGTGGAAGAGGTTTCTGCTGATATTCCTGGCAGATGTAAGCACGACCCATTTCAATCACTTTTTTGAAGAAAGGATGAATGTCCTGTTCAAACTCAAATAAAGAGCTTGTATAGAAGCCTTTGATGCCGTATTTCTTCATTACCTCTCTACCCAATGCCATTCTGTAAGCACCAGCCAGTTTTTTCTCACCGTTATCCCATAGGAAAAGATGGTGGTAATGTTTGTCATACTCATCAAGGTCAAATGGAAGATTACTTCCCTCACCTACTGCACGGAAAGTAAGCTCTCTCTGACGTCCGATTTCCCTCATAATAGAAGGGATTTCTTCGTAAGTCGTAAAGTAGATCTCATAATTTCCGTTACTGAAAAGCATTTTATCAGTTCCTCTCAGTTTATCAACATCTTTGATAATGTCTTCCAGAGGTGTTTCATCAATGATATTCTGAACAATATTTTCCTCCTTGAGTAAAGGAAATTTGACAGATAAATTCTGAAGGTTAATGCTTTGAGCAAGGGATTTTCTTTTTTCATAGTAAGATTTCATCATATACACCTTACGTTTCAGAAACTCTCCCAATTCCTCAATCGTTTCCATGTCGTCCATTGCCTTTACGGTAATAGGACGTCCGATTCTGATTCTGATAGGTTTTTCCCTGTCATTCATCATTTCTGCAGGAAGCATAAGAGTTTGTAAATTCGGGTGAAGCTTGGCTACCTGATAAAAAAGTCTGCTGTTCTTGGCATGGAAATACATAGGAACTACCGGCACTTTAGCCATTCTGATAAGCTTAAGTGCCGTCTTTTCCCAATCTTTATCTAAAATCTCTCCGTAAGGATTGTTTTTGTTGGAAACTTCTCCTGCCGGAAAAATACCTACACAGCCTCCGTTTTGTAAATGCTTGAGGGTTTCACGCATTCCCGAAGAGCTGCTGTAAGCTTCTTTTCTGTTTTCAAAAGGATTTACAGCGATTACATACGGCTCCATAGGTTTGATCTTTTCCAAAAGGAAATTCCCCATTACCTTGAAATCCGGACGAACCTCTGTCAGGATCTTGCACATCAGAATACCGTCAATAGCACCCAGCGGGTGATTGGAAACGAGAATAAACGGTCCCGTTTTCGGAATCTTTGCCAGATCCTCTTCAAAAGCTACATAGCTTAGGTTTCTTTCTCTCACAAATGAGTCGAAAAAGTCTTTGCCTTCCTTGTCTTTTAATTTATCGTATAATTTATTTACTTCGTTTATTTTAGCAATGCTCATCACAGCAGATGCTACCGGGTTCTTGAGAAACCCAATTTTATTTAAGCCGGAAGCTTTGATCAGATCGTTTTTCGAAATTAAACTCATGTGTGTTTAGTCGCAATTAATATTATTGTGTTACCATTTGAAGAGTATTCTTGGAGATTTGTTCCAATAATACATTTTTTTCATGGTAAAATTTATCAATGTGATCCTTCTTCGCATTTCTTACTGTGAATAAAGATACATTTTTAATTGCTTCGGTTTTAAAAATTTTTTGAAGCTCTTCATTGAGCTCATCAATATGATTAAATTTATCCTCAAGGCACAGTGCCAGAGAGATAGCAGAATTCTGCATAAGGGAAACTTTAATTTTGTATTTGGATAAATATCCAAAAATAAGGCTCATGTGATCTTCTGCAATGAAAGAGAAATCTCTTGTAGAGATTTTCAAAAGATCCTGATTTTCTTTCAGAATATAAGATTCTTCCTGTTGATTTTTATCAGAAGCACCCACTTTTGTTCCTTCTTTGGTAGGCTCTACAAAAGATTTTACATAAAAAGGAATGTTTTTTTGCTGTAACGGCTGTAATGTTTTAGGGTGAATTACACTGGCACCATAATAAGCCATTTCTATAGCTTCCTCATAAGAAATATTGGAAAGAAGGGTTACATCACTGAACTTTCTCGGATCTCCGGTCATTACTCCCGGAACATCTTTCCATATCGTCATTGCTTCAGCATTTAAGCAGTAAGCAAAAATGGCGGCGGAGTAGTCGGAGCCCTCTCTTCCTAATGTTACCGTAAAATTGTTGTCGTCAGAACCGATGAATCCCTGAGTTACATAGCAGATTTCAGGATTAAGATGGGAAATAAATTCTTCCGTTCTTGTCCAGTCTACCGTACCTTCCCGGTATGAATTATCCGTTTTTATATAATCCCTGGCATCCAGCCACTGATTTGTAAATTGGATCTCATTCAGGTATTCACTCACGATTTTAGTAGAGATCATTTCTCCACAGCTTACCACCTGATCGTATACGAAGTTGTAGTTGGGAGATTTATTTCTTCGTAAAAAAGAATCAATATCATCAAAGAAAAGATTGATTTCCGCAAAAACCGCATGATTTTCAGGGAAAAGTCCTTCCGCAATCTCAATGTGCTTTCGTTTTATCTTTTCAATCTCAGTTTGATAATTATCTTTTTTGAAATAAAGTTCTACAACTTTTTCCAACTCATTTGTCGTTTTACCCATTGCTGAAATCACCAGCAAGCATTTGGCAAATCCCTGGCTTTTTAGAACCATGGACACGTTTTTTACACTGTCAGCATCTTTTACCGATGCTCCACCAAACTTGAAAATTTTCATTAAATTGTTAAAAATAAAATTGTTAGATAAAAAATTACATGAGTTTTTTACGGACGTCAAAATTATAAATTTACAACGAGATATGAAATAGCCTTATGCGGAGATAGAATTAAGATTTCCTTAAAATCAACAATTCATGAAATAATCTCAAATTTTTATAAGCATGAAACAGCAAATTCGGAGGCATAATTTTCAATAAATGGGTTGGGTAATGTTAAGTTTTGTTTGTATCTTTCTGAAATACAGTAACTAATCTCTTTTTTAATTTAATTTTCTCAATGCGATAAATTTTCCGAAATTTGGGCAAAACGTAAAAAGAAAAATATGTCAAATCAACCATTACAGACTTTAGGAGAATTTCTTATAGATAAACAGGACGATTTTCAGTATTCTACAGGTGAATTTTCTCGTCTTCTAAGTGCAATAAGATTGGCTTCGAAAGTGGTAAACAGAGAAGTAAATAAGGCCGGAATTGTAGATATAACAGGAGCTGCAGGAAACCAGAACATCCAAGGAGAAGAACAGCAGAAACTTGATGTAATCGCTAACGAAATTTTTATTACGGCTTTGTCTCAGAGAGAGGTTGTTTGTGGTATTGCTTCTGAAGAAAATGATGATTTTATTGATATCAAATGCGGTGAAAACGGACATTTAAGTAAATATGTTGTACTGATTGATCCTTTGGACGGATCTTCCAATATTGATGTAAATGTTTCTGTGGGAACTATTTTCTCCATCTACAGAAGAGTTACAGAACCTGGAACTCCGGTACAGCTGGAGGACTTTTTACAGAAAGGTATCAATCAGATTGCTGCGGGATATGTTATTTACGGTTCATCTACCATGATTGTTTATACAACTGGTAATGGAGTAAACGGATTTACATTAGATCCGTCTCTAGGAACATATTATCTTTCCCATCCTAATATGACTTTCCCAAAAACAGGTAAAATCTATTCTATCAACGAAGGAAATTATATCAAATTTCCTCAGGGGGTAAAAAATTACCTTAAATACTGCCAGATGGAAGAAGGTGACCGTCCTTACACTTCAAGATATATAGGTTCTTTAGTAGCGGATTTCCACAGGAATATGCTGAAAGGGGGAATTTATATTTATCCTTCTTATTCACAGGCTCCGAATGGTAAACTAAGGTTGTTATACGAATGTAACCCAATGGCATTCCTTGCAGAGCAGGCCGGAGGAAAAGCAACTGACGGATTCAGAAGAATTTTGGAGATAGAACCTACAGAACTTCACCAGAGAATTCCTTTCTTCTGTGGAAGTATCGACATGGTGGAAAAAGCAGAAGAGTTTATGCGTATCGACAGCGTAAAATAATGGAAGCAACTTACGTACAATATTTATTACAATTTAAGCGCCCGAGTGGAACATCTCGCGGCGTTTTGCTTGATAAAGAGACCTTCATTCTGACAATTTCCAAAGAGGGAAGAAAAGGAGTAGGGGAATGTGCTGTTTTCAGAGGGCTGAGTTTTGATGACAGACCTGATTATGAAGAAAAACTGAAGTGGCTTTGTGAAAATATTAATCAGGACAGCGTTTTTTTGAAGCAGGAACTGAAAGAGTTTCCTTCAATCTGGTTTGGATATGAACAGGCCATTCAGAATCTAAAATATGGAGGCAGCCTATATTTTCCAAGTGAATTTACTGAAGGAAAGTCTGCCATTACCATCAACGGTCTGATATGGATGGGCGACGCAACGTATATGGAAGAACAGATTCAGGAAAAACTGGAAAAAGGCTTTCACTGTATCAAATTAAAAATAGGTGTGGATTGGAAATCTGAGCATATTATTCTTCAGAAATTAAGAGAAAAGTTTTCCAAAGATCAGTTGGAACTGCGTGTGGATGCCAATGGAGGTTTCAGTAAAAACGAGGCGGTGATGGTTTTACAGCAGCTTGCTGATCTTCATATCCATTCCATTGAGCAGCCTATCAAGGCCGGAAATTGGGATGAAATGGCTGAGTTATGTGAAAAAACACCTACTCCGATTGCATTGGATGAAGAACTGATCGGAATGATAGATTCTGAAAAGAAGAAACAGCTTTTGGAAACAATCAAGCCGCAATGTATTATCTTGAAACCTGCATTAGTAGGAGGTTTTTCAGGTTCTGATGAATGGATTTCCCTTGCAGAAAATCAGAATATAAGCTGGTGGATTACTTCAGCATTAGAAAGTAATATTGGATTGAATGCCATTGCTCAGTATACTTTTAC
Encoded here:
- the fbp gene encoding class 1 fructose-bisphosphatase is translated as MSNQPLQTLGEFLIDKQDDFQYSTGEFSRLLSAIRLASKVVNREVNKAGIVDITGAAGNQNIQGEEQQKLDVIANEIFITALSQREVVCGIASEENDDFIDIKCGENGHLSKYVVLIDPLDGSSNIDVNVSVGTIFSIYRRVTEPGTPVQLEDFLQKGINQIAAGYVIYGSSTMIVYTTGNGVNGFTLDPSLGTYYLSHPNMTFPKTGKIYSINEGNYIKFPQGVKNYLKYCQMEEGDRPYTSRYIGSLVADFHRNMLKGGIYIYPSYSQAPNGKLRLLYECNPMAFLAEQAGGKATDGFRRILEIEPTELHQRIPFFCGSIDMVEKAEEFMRIDSVK
- the nagB gene encoding glucosamine-6-phosphate deaminase; protein product: MLKSTIDSSTGFEKRFEKIETVIFTDSLSASKSVAKEVSDLIRVKQSQKQPCILGLATGSSPKSLYAELVRMHREEALSFKNVIAFNLDEYYPMEPDSVHSYVRFMKELLFDKVDILPENYHIPDGTLSKEEIADYCTEYELKIEALGGIDLQILGIGGNGHIGFNESGSLQNSKTRLVALDHITRVAASNEFLGLSNTPRTAITLGVKKIMEAKRVILLAWGESKSNIIKESVEGPVTNLVPASYLQEHKNATFVLDQAAAHKLTRINTPWLVEKIEWTDALTRKAVLGLAQKIEKPILKLTDSDYIENGMSDLLADKGPAYNINIEIFNKLQHTITGWPGGKPGADDSNRPERKAPAKKRILIFSPHPDDDIISMGGTFIRLHQQGHEVHVAYQTSGNIAVADSEALRFANFVCDYNEMFGIENNAAQKIFDKAIKFLQNKRNSDIDIPEVRHIKGLIRKGEARSTCYYVGIPDTHIHFLEMPFYETGRIEKKPLSTEDIEIVTDIIDSVKPHQIYAAGDLADPHGTHKVCLDAVFESVKNLKSKEYMKDCWLWLYRGAWKEWSIEEIEMAVPLSPDQILEKRYGIFKHQSQKDGVVFQGTDTREFWQRAEERNRETAETYHKMGLATYAAMEAFVRWKF
- a CDS encoding lysophospholipid acyltransferase family protein — translated: MSLISKNDLIKASGLNKIGFLKNPVASAVMSIAKINEVNKLYDKLKDKEGKDFFDSFVRERNLSYVAFEEDLAKIPKTGPFILVSNHPLGAIDGILMCKILTEVRPDFKVMGNFLLEKIKPMEPYVIAVNPFENRKEAYSSSSGMRETLKHLQNGGCVGIFPAGEVSNKNNPYGEILDKDWEKTALKLIRMAKVPVVPMYFHAKNSRLFYQVAKLHPNLQTLMLPAEMMNDREKPIRIRIGRPITVKAMDDMETIEELGEFLKRKVYMMKSYYEKRKSLAQSINLQNLSVKFPLLKEENIVQNIIDETPLEDIIKDVDKLRGTDKMLFSNGNYEIYFTTYEEIPSIMREIGRQRELTFRAVGEGSNLPFDLDEYDKHYHHLFLWDNGEKKLAGAYRMALGREVMKKYGIKGFYTSSLFEFEQDIHPFFKKVIEMGRAYICQEYQQKPLPLFLLWRGIVHVCLRNPDHKFLMGGVSISNKFSEFSKSLMIEFMRSNYFDSAVAQYITPRNEYKVKLRDRDKNIFFEEMESDLNKLDKIIDDLEPELRLPVLIKKYIKQNAKVIAFNVDPNFNDAIDGLMYIRISDLPENTIKPVLEEMSEQIRKEQENNPTDNQ
- a CDS encoding aspartate kinase, with amino-acid sequence MKIFKFGGASVKDADSVKNVSMVLKSQGFAKCLLVISAMGKTTNELEKVVELYFKKDNYQTEIEKIKRKHIEIAEGLFPENHAVFAEINLFFDDIDSFLRRNKSPNYNFVYDQVVSCGEMISTKIVSEYLNEIQFTNQWLDARDYIKTDNSYREGTVDWTRTEEFISHLNPEICYVTQGFIGSDDNNFTVTLGREGSDYSAAIFAYCLNAEAMTIWKDVPGVMTGDPRKFSDVTLLSNISYEEAIEMAYYGASVIHPKTLQPLQQKNIPFYVKSFVEPTKEGTKVGASDKNQQEESYILKENQDLLKISTRDFSFIAEDHMSLIFGYLSKYKIKVSLMQNSAISLALCLEDKFNHIDELNEELQKIFKTEAIKNVSLFTVRNAKKDHIDKFYHEKNVLLEQISKNTLQMVTQ
- the menC gene encoding o-succinylbenzoate synthase, with protein sequence MEATYVQYLLQFKRPSGTSRGVLLDKETFILTISKEGRKGVGECAVFRGLSFDDRPDYEEKLKWLCENINQDSVFLKQELKEFPSIWFGYEQAIQNLKYGGSLYFPSEFTEGKSAITINGLIWMGDATYMEEQIQEKLEKGFHCIKLKIGVDWKSEHIILQKLREKFSKDQLELRVDANGGFSKNEAVMVLQQLADLHIHSIEQPIKAGNWDEMAELCEKTPTPIALDEELIGMIDSEKKKQLLETIKPQCIILKPALVGGFSGSDEWISLAENQNISWWITSALESNIGLNAIAQYTFTKKNPMPQGLGTGALFVNNFESVLELRNELLWFKI